One Halomonas sp. M4R1S46 genomic window carries:
- a CDS encoding glycosyltransferase, with the protein MKNREELQQELSELEEQHRQILNSSSYRLGRMLVSACRSPRLLFRLPIDLMRLGRDVRKQKRPPGPGSTQYETVSKQWRQLSNRLRSDRNPDPLVFLFSGTTYIQGTRGNRPIRQTQALLRQGASVIFSYHRSRYTEALPNYSVEGLVQSPVDITLQLLDNIASEDLGDIGKLYIVSYPYPGIEDSIAKFRQNGWTILYDCRDDWEEFSKVGMARWFNSEVERKLVRNTDVTVCVSRPLVEKMSNLAPGSRVELMPNAVETDFLPMDYQHRPVRDPKIVGYFGHLAGAWFDWEAFSEIARRCSTYRFEIIGHSAPHDLALPDNVKLLGPKPWHQLYQYASRWSSAIIPFKMGPLADGVDPIKIYEYLAFGLPVVSFIMPQIDSYPYTTTVKTVDEFCAALRKASEQVPDKSRMDEFLSRNTWEVRADQLIELIEGKP; encoded by the coding sequence ATGAAAAACCGGGAAGAACTTCAACAGGAATTGAGCGAGTTGGAGGAGCAGCATCGCCAGATTCTGAACAGTAGCAGTTACCGGCTGGGCAGGATGCTGGTTTCCGCGTGCCGCTCTCCAAGGCTCCTGTTCCGGCTACCCATTGATCTCATGCGCTTAGGTCGTGACGTCCGGAAGCAGAAGCGCCCTCCGGGACCTGGAAGCACTCAATACGAGACGGTTTCCAAACAATGGCGGCAGCTTTCCAATCGGTTGCGATCGGATCGCAATCCAGATCCGTTGGTGTTTCTGTTTTCCGGGACAACCTATATCCAGGGGACGCGTGGCAACCGTCCGATCCGACAAACGCAGGCCCTGTTGCGTCAAGGTGCGTCGGTCATCTTCAGCTATCATCGCTCCCGTTATACCGAAGCGCTGCCGAACTACTCCGTGGAGGGGTTGGTTCAGTCCCCAGTGGATATTACACTGCAATTGCTCGATAATATTGCATCCGAAGACTTGGGCGATATTGGGAAGCTCTATATTGTCTCTTACCCCTATCCTGGGATTGAGGACAGTATTGCGAAGTTTCGTCAAAATGGCTGGACGATACTTTACGATTGCCGGGACGACTGGGAAGAGTTTAGCAAGGTCGGAATGGCTCGTTGGTTTAATTCGGAAGTTGAGCGAAAATTGGTGAGGAATACCGACGTAACGGTTTGCGTTTCCCGCCCTTTGGTTGAAAAAATGTCCAACTTGGCTCCTGGTAGTCGAGTGGAGCTGATGCCGAATGCGGTAGAGACGGATTTCCTGCCCATGGACTATCAGCACAGGCCGGTACGCGACCCAAAAATCGTGGGTTATTTTGGCCACTTGGCTGGCGCCTGGTTTGATTGGGAGGCGTTTAGTGAAATAGCGCGGCGTTGTTCCACCTACCGATTTGAGATCATTGGTCACTCTGCCCCCCATGACTTGGCGCTGCCGGACAATGTAAAACTGCTCGGTCCCAAACCTTGGCATCAGTTGTACCAGTATGCCAGCCGTTGGAGTTCGGCTATTATCCCCTTCAAGATGGGCCCTTTGGCGGATGGTGTGGATCCGATCAAGATATACGAGTACCTGGCGTTTGGGCTTCCAGTTGTATCATTTATAATGCCACAGATTGATAGTTATCCGTATACGACAACGGTGAAAACGGTTGATGAGTTCTGTGCAGCGTTAAGAAAAGCAAGTGAGCAAGTGCCTGACAAGAGCCGCATGGATGAATTCCTTTCCCGAAATACCTGGGAAGTCAGAGCCGACCAACTAATCGAGTTAATAGAGGGCAAGCCATAA
- a CDS encoding glycosyltransferase family 4 protein — translation MKVLYAYRYGIIGGVSTQLLLRQRALETTGHEACLFFSQDNGLGQVLNNQSQVMFGSQLSFQKLVRRGRFDAVVVIDSPELLAAASGPLFRKNPVYLDVHTTTDAGLSYLLDLDAKYLAGVMVPTSYSARLVRERLGEPADIQVVPNILNTEVFHPDVEGNQLGGRPAAREFVWVGKLDDHKNWRLALVYAGMLKDLLGNIRLHVVGGYTAPPKRAEEFFDLAFRLGVSDSVSWLDRVENTTLAGLYKRCAVSGGAMLVTSRDESFGMAAAESLLCGCPLIANDLPVFREVFPPSPLVHLIDIWDPEQVACAAHEVGVLSGREDLVGQVYKRLGDRYGSDAFVESFLSMLGEHQSE, via the coding sequence ATGAAGGTTCTTTATGCCTACCGCTACGGTATTATTGGGGGTGTATCCACCCAGTTGCTACTGAGGCAGCGCGCCCTGGAAACCACAGGGCATGAGGCTTGTCTTTTCTTTAGCCAAGACAACGGATTGGGACAGGTATTGAATAACCAGAGCCAGGTTATGTTTGGTTCTCAGCTGTCGTTTCAGAAACTTGTCCGTCGGGGTAGGTTTGATGCAGTCGTGGTTATCGATTCTCCCGAACTTCTGGCAGCGGCATCTGGTCCGCTGTTCCGCAAGAATCCCGTCTATCTGGATGTGCACACCACCACGGACGCCGGGCTGAGCTATCTGCTTGATCTAGATGCCAAATATTTGGCGGGCGTCATGGTGCCGACAAGTTACTCAGCCCGGCTCGTGCGTGAACGTTTGGGAGAACCAGCGGATATTCAGGTTGTGCCTAATATCCTCAATACAGAAGTTTTCCATCCTGATGTTGAAGGAAATCAATTGGGGGGGAGGCCAGCTGCACGTGAGTTTGTGTGGGTTGGGAAGCTGGATGACCACAAAAACTGGCGATTGGCGCTGGTCTATGCGGGTATGTTGAAGGATTTGTTAGGTAACATTCGGCTGCATGTCGTAGGTGGGTATACCGCTCCGCCAAAACGCGCCGAGGAGTTCTTTGATTTGGCATTCAGGCTGGGGGTCTCTGATTCCGTCAGCTGGCTGGATCGCGTTGAAAACACAACTTTAGCCGGCTTGTATAAGCGGTGTGCCGTGAGTGGTGGTGCCATGCTGGTAACGTCGCGGGACGAATCGTTTGGAATGGCCGCGGCGGAAAGCCTGCTATGTGGTTGTCCGTTGATCGCTAATGATCTGCCCGTATTTCGGGAAGTGTTCCCTCCTTCACCACTGGTTCATCTGATCGATATATGGGATCCCGAACAGGTTGCATGCGCCGCGCATGAGGTAGGAGTGCTATCCGGGCGGGAAGACTTGGTTGGACAGGTATACAAGCGGCTTGGTGACCGCTATGGTTCTGACGCGTTTGTTGAATCGTTTTTGAGCATGCTTGGAGAGCACCAATCGGAATGA
- the pseI gene encoding pseudaminic acid synthase — protein MKTISIDGRTIDASHAPYVIAELSANHNGSINTAMRIIEEAKKAGADAIKLQTYRPSTITLDSDLPDFQITEGLWKGHTLYELYEWAHTPWEWHQPLFEYARKLGITIFSSPFDTTAVDLLEGLGAPAYKIASFEAVDLPLIEYVAKTGKPMIISTGMANAEEIREAIDAARGAGCKELAILHCVSGYPAPAEDYNLRTISDMIERFGLVTGLSDHTLDNTTAIASVVLGASIIEKHFTLDRNGGGPDDSFSLEPVDLAALCRDSKTAWEALGNINYGMKSSEQGNVKFRRSLYFVKDMKAGDIITPDSIRSVRPGYGLPPKYLDSVVNKTLATDVSAYTPVKLSHFD, from the coding sequence ATGAAGACGATTAGTATCGATGGCCGCACAATTGACGCAAGTCACGCGCCATATGTGATCGCAGAGCTTTCGGCAAACCACAATGGCAGCATCAACACAGCAATGCGGATCATCGAGGAAGCCAAGAAGGCGGGGGCAGATGCTATCAAGCTGCAGACTTACCGCCCAAGCACTATTACCCTCGATAGCGATCTTCCCGACTTCCAAATAACCGAAGGTTTGTGGAAAGGGCATACGCTTTATGAGCTCTATGAGTGGGCGCATACGCCTTGGGAGTGGCACCAGCCACTTTTCGAGTACGCCCGCAAGCTTGGTATCACGATCTTCAGCTCGCCGTTCGATACGACCGCGGTGGATCTTCTTGAAGGGCTCGGTGCCCCGGCTTACAAGATTGCCTCCTTCGAGGCGGTTGACCTACCGCTGATCGAATACGTGGCCAAGACCGGTAAACCGATGATCATCTCCACCGGCATGGCCAATGCCGAGGAGATTCGGGAAGCCATCGACGCCGCCCGCGGCGCAGGCTGCAAGGAGCTGGCGATTCTTCACTGCGTGAGTGGTTATCCGGCACCGGCAGAGGATTACAATCTGCGCACCATCAGTGACATGATCGAGCGCTTTGGACTGGTAACCGGCTTGTCCGATCACACCCTGGACAATACCACCGCCATTGCTAGTGTTGTGCTGGGTGCATCAATCATCGAAAAACACTTCACCCTTGATCGCAACGGCGGTGGCCCAGACGACAGCTTCTCTCTAGAACCCGTAGACCTCGCAGCTCTGTGCCGGGATAGCAAAACCGCATGGGAGGCGTTAGGAAATATAAACTATGGTATGAAATCCAGTGAGCAGGGAAATGTGAAATTTCGTCGGTCTCTTTATTTTGTAAAAGATATGAAGGCGGGCGACATAATAACTCCTGATAGTATAAGAAGTGTTAGGCCCGGGTATGGTTTGCCCCCGAAATATTTAGATTCGGTTGTAAATAAAACATTGGCCACAGACGTTTCTGCGTATACGCCAGTTAAATTGAGCCACTTTGACTGA
- a CDS encoding formyltransferase family protein, which translates to MRITLLCTSSDHPVNAWLLRWREKNQKQHDIVLCRNRQELPGGDVLFLVSCNQVIDAKTRAKYRHTLVLHASDLPKGRGWSPHIWALLEGAKSITVSMLEAADSVDTGAIWSKRSFSVPDHALYDEIHERLFETELALMDEALMLVESGAEPVPQSTDVTPTYYPKRSPVDSKIDPSQALITLFNTIRVMDPHRYPAYFKLHGHTYAIEIKKVSFDEDD; encoded by the coding sequence ATGAGGATTACGCTCCTTTGCACAAGCTCTGATCATCCCGTGAATGCCTGGCTTTTGCGGTGGCGGGAAAAAAATCAAAAACAACACGATATTGTGCTTTGCCGGAATCGCCAGGAGTTGCCTGGTGGTGATGTGCTCTTTCTTGTTTCTTGCAACCAAGTTATAGACGCTAAGACGCGAGCGAAATACCGCCATACTCTGGTCCTACATGCCAGCGATTTGCCAAAAGGACGTGGTTGGAGCCCGCATATCTGGGCACTACTTGAGGGGGCGAAAAGCATCACAGTAAGCATGCTGGAAGCGGCAGATAGCGTTGATACAGGCGCCATCTGGTCGAAGCGTAGCTTTTCAGTGCCAGACCATGCGCTATATGATGAGATTCATGAGCGTTTATTTGAAACAGAACTGGCCCTGATGGATGAAGCGCTGATGCTGGTAGAAAGTGGTGCTGAGCCGGTGCCGCAGTCCACGGATGTCACGCCGACGTATTACCCGAAGCGCTCGCCCGTAGATAGTAAAATAGATCCTTCTCAAGCTTTGATCACATTGTTTAATACTATACGCGTTATGGACCCGCACCGCTATCCAGCCTACTTCAAGTTGCATGGCCATACCTATGCTATTGAAATCAAAAAGGTATCTTTCGATGAAGACGATTAG
- the pseG gene encoding UDP-2,4-diacetamido-2,4,6-trideoxy-beta-L-altropyranose hydrolase: MIQVAHADKVRMVVFRTDASLQIGAGHVMRCLTLAEALKEQGVECHFLCREHSGHLVDMIEERGFTAHRLPALDQDSTGAANGETLPVHAHWLGATWQDDVATCWALLDQLQPDWLVVDHYALDARWEEAVLTPRTRLLVIDDLADRPHRADLLLDQNLGHSDEDYAHLVSVECRILVGPRFALLRPEFAQRREYSLTRRRHHPQLKRLLISLGGVDKDNATGKVLEALRACDLPDDCEITVVMGATAPWLDEVKAKTAELPWRTDVVVNVPDMARRMAEADLAIGAAGSTSWERCCLGLPTLMLVLAENQRTIAESLHDTHAALYLGDISAHAWISQLKECVSEVLLHPSRLQGMASSAADVTSGTGVVMLVDEMMEG, from the coding sequence ATGATCCAAGTGGCGCATGCAGACAAGGTCAGGATGGTCGTCTTTCGCACCGACGCCTCCCTGCAGATCGGAGCTGGCCACGTCATGCGCTGCCTGACCCTGGCCGAGGCGCTGAAGGAGCAAGGAGTCGAGTGTCACTTTCTGTGCCGTGAGCACTCAGGCCACCTGGTCGACATGATCGAAGAGCGCGGTTTTACAGCACACCGGCTGCCGGCGCTCGACCAGGATAGTACCGGGGCCGCGAACGGTGAGACTCTGCCTGTGCATGCTCACTGGCTTGGTGCCACTTGGCAGGACGATGTGGCAACCTGCTGGGCATTGCTGGACCAGCTGCAGCCGGACTGGCTGGTAGTGGACCACTATGCGCTGGATGCGAGATGGGAGGAGGCTGTGCTGACTCCGCGAACGCGTCTGCTGGTGATCGATGACCTGGCTGACCGGCCCCATCGCGCAGATCTGCTGCTTGATCAGAACCTGGGGCACAGTGACGAGGACTACGCTCACCTAGTGTCGGTAGAGTGCCGGATACTGGTCGGCCCTCGATTCGCCCTGCTGCGACCCGAGTTCGCCCAACGGCGTGAGTATAGCCTGACCCGTCGGCGTCATCATCCCCAGCTTAAACGCTTGCTGATCAGCCTGGGAGGCGTCGACAAAGACAATGCCACCGGCAAGGTGCTGGAAGCTCTGAGGGCTTGCGATCTTCCGGATGACTGCGAAATCACTGTTGTCATGGGAGCCACGGCTCCGTGGCTGGACGAAGTTAAAGCCAAGACCGCCGAACTGCCATGGCGAACCGATGTGGTGGTCAACGTTCCGGATATGGCCCGTCGTATGGCCGAGGCGGACCTCGCTATCGGGGCAGCCGGTAGCACCTCCTGGGAGCGCTGCTGTCTGGGCTTGCCCACGCTAATGCTGGTGCTGGCGGAAAACCAACGGACCATTGCCGAGAGCCTGCATGATACTCATGCTGCGTTATATCTAGGTGATATCAGTGCACATGCTTGGATAAGCCAGCTGAAAGAATGCGTGTCGGAAGTGTTGTTACACCCCTCGCGCCTGCAAGGGATGGCAAGCAGTGCGGCCGATGTGACTAGCGGGACAGGGGTGGTAATGCTGGTTGATGAGATGATGGAAGGGTAA
- the pseF gene encoding pseudaminic acid cytidylyltransferase, protein MSATIATGCFAVIPARGGSKRIPRKNIREFAGKPIIAWSIEAALASGCFDRVIVSTDDDEIAAVAEAHGAEAPFRRPAELADDHTGTIPVIAQAIRWLREHGATPQAVCCLYATAPFVQPEDIRVGLSALRSNDIYYAFSVTSYGFPIQRALRLTAEGRVAMFQPEHFTTRSQDLEEAWHDAGQFYWGLAEAWCAGIPIFTERAVPVILPRHRVQDIDTLEDWQRAEWLFNAWQAGRQRAQA, encoded by the coding sequence ATGAGTGCTACCATTGCTACTGGCTGCTTCGCCGTGATTCCTGCCCGTGGTGGCAGCAAGCGCATTCCGCGCAAGAATATCCGCGAGTTCGCCGGCAAACCAATTATTGCCTGGTCGATAGAGGCCGCGCTGGCCAGCGGTTGTTTCGACCGAGTGATTGTCTCCACCGACGACGACGAGATCGCCGCCGTAGCCGAGGCCCATGGCGCCGAGGCGCCGTTTCGCCGCCCGGCTGAGCTGGCCGATGATCACACTGGCACCATTCCCGTCATCGCTCAGGCCATTCGCTGGTTGCGTGAGCATGGTGCTACTCCGCAGGCGGTATGCTGCCTCTACGCCACGGCTCCCTTCGTGCAGCCCGAAGATATCAGAGTCGGCCTTTCGGCATTGCGAAGTAATGATATCTACTACGCCTTTTCGGTGACAAGCTACGGTTTCCCCATCCAACGGGCCCTACGCCTCACCGCCGAAGGGCGCGTGGCGATGTTCCAGCCTGAGCATTTCACCACCCGCTCCCAGGACTTGGAAGAAGCCTGGCATGACGCCGGCCAGTTCTACTGGGGCCTTGCCGAGGCGTGGTGTGCCGGCATCCCCATCTTTACCGAACGGGCCGTGCCGGTGATCTTGCCGCGCCATCGCGTTCAGGATATTGATACACTGGAAGACTGGCAGCGGGCCGAGTGGCTATTCAATGCCTGGCAAGCGGGGCGGCAAAGGGCACAGGCATGA